From a single Ignavibacteriota bacterium genomic region:
- a CDS encoding T9SS type A sorting domain-containing protein yields the protein MRTSYRISGRSSAVFTASPTGASYIDIPLIGSAKFVTSVAAQPAMVPSTIVLHQNYPNPFNPSTTIRFDLATSGEVRLEVYTVTGQRIATLVDGIMPPGTHAIPFQARDIASGVYYYRLTTHVGSSVRSMVLLQWEETGRGCAARHPQIGGRYACLCRGGACSAPEQSHHGFGCGRGMRCLCRGGACTAPTSWNPLAMQRPLIAATPRLR from the coding sequence GTGCGCACATCATACCGTATTTCCGGTCGGTCCTCCGCGGTATTCACGGCCAGCCCGACCGGGGCATCCTATATCGACATTCCCTTGATCGGCAGCGCGAAGTTCGTGACGTCCGTGGCCGCGCAGCCGGCGATGGTGCCGTCCACCATCGTGTTGCATCAGAACTACCCCAACCCTTTCAACCCGTCCACCACCATCCGGTTCGACCTCGCCACGTCCGGGGAGGTCCGCCTCGAGGTGTACACCGTAACGGGTCAGCGTATTGCGACGCTGGTCGACGGCATCATGCCCCCGGGCACTCATGCCATCCCGTTCCAGGCGCGCGACATCGCCAGCGGCGTCTATTATTATCGCCTGACGACACATGTGGGGTCGTCGGTCCGTTCGATGGTGCTGTTGCAGTGGGAGGAGACTGGTAGGGGGTGCGCGGCCCGACACCCACAGATTGGCGGGAGGTATGCGTGCCTGTGTAGGGGCGGTGCATGCAGTGCCCCTGAACAATCCCATCATGGATTCGGCTGCGGGAGGGGTATGCGATGCCTGTGTAGGGGCGGTGCATGCACCGCCCCTACTTCCTGGAACCCGTTGGCAATGCAACGACCTCTGATCGCCGCGACACCCCGGCTTCGTTGA
- a CDS encoding family 43 glycosylhydrolase, with product MPWLAAVALALTVLPALCNAQSSGITTYCNPVDLDYRYNWEQSDRKISYRSGADPVMVYHRGTYYLFATISGGWWRSPDMLHWQFVEPNVWPVDDNCAPAGLFVRDTFYLFQSAFTPRPVYWTTNLDSGSLHVFTPRLEVPSGAAGPWDPGVYHDEETDRWYLYWGSSNVYPLWGIELDHAGKFSYRGTAKALITLHPDQNGWERFGRDHTDPRLPFMEGAWMTKHDGKYYLQYGAPGTEYNVYANGVYVGDDPLGPFVYAPNNPISYKPGGFVTGAGHGNTFQDRYGNYWNTGTPWIAVNWDFERRIAQFPAAFDRDGLLHASTRFGDLPHRLPSGPVADPAELFAGWMLLSYRKAVTATGYAPGHAPIALTDEDPRTYWLAENTPAGQWVILDLGAACTVRALQVNYTDHQSGIYRMDSTVYTQFRIFASVDSVQWNLIADLSHEKRDRPNAYIELPAPVHARYIRYEHLHVSANHLAISDIRVFGQCNVPLPAVAVGLTVRRHEDERDATISWDPVPGVVGYNILWGIAPDKLYQTSQVFADRPCLLELRALTVGQGYHVAIEAFNEAGVSRRSEVVALPTGSRK from the coding sequence TGATGGTGTACCACCGTGGAACGTACTATCTGTTCGCGACGATCTCCGGCGGGTGGTGGCGCTCGCCGGACATGCTGCACTGGCAGTTCGTTGAGCCGAACGTCTGGCCGGTGGATGATAACTGTGCGCCGGCCGGACTCTTTGTGCGCGACACGTTCTATCTGTTCCAATCCGCATTCACACCACGGCCCGTGTACTGGACGACGAACCTCGACTCGGGAAGTCTGCACGTCTTCACACCACGCCTCGAAGTCCCGTCCGGCGCCGCAGGGCCCTGGGATCCGGGTGTGTATCACGATGAAGAAACGGACCGCTGGTACCTGTACTGGGGTTCCTCGAACGTGTATCCGTTGTGGGGGATCGAACTCGATCATGCGGGGAAGTTCTCCTACCGGGGGACGGCGAAGGCACTCATCACTCTGCACCCCGATCAGAACGGTTGGGAGCGGTTCGGGCGGGACCACACTGACCCGAGGTTGCCGTTCATGGAGGGGGCATGGATGACGAAACACGACGGCAAGTATTATCTCCAGTACGGGGCACCCGGTACCGAATACAATGTCTATGCGAATGGCGTGTACGTCGGGGATGACCCGCTCGGCCCCTTCGTGTATGCGCCGAACAATCCCATCTCGTACAAGCCCGGGGGGTTTGTGACCGGTGCGGGGCACGGGAACACCTTTCAGGACCGGTACGGAAACTACTGGAATACCGGCACGCCATGGATCGCTGTGAATTGGGATTTCGAGCGTCGCATTGCTCAGTTCCCGGCAGCGTTCGACCGCGACGGTCTGCTGCACGCATCGACGCGGTTCGGTGATCTCCCGCATCGTCTCCCTTCGGGGCCGGTAGCAGATCCCGCGGAGTTGTTCGCGGGATGGATGTTGTTGTCCTACCGCAAAGCAGTGACCGCAACGGGGTACGCGCCGGGCCACGCTCCGATCGCCCTGACGGACGAAGACCCGCGAACGTACTGGCTTGCGGAGAACACTCCTGCCGGTCAGTGGGTGATCCTGGACCTCGGCGCAGCGTGTACCGTCCGCGCGCTTCAGGTGAATTACACCGACCATCAGTCCGGCATTTACCGCATGGATTCTACAGTGTATACGCAGTTCAGGATCTTCGCATCGGTCGATAGCGTGCAGTGGAACCTGATCGCGGATCTGTCACATGAGAAGCGTGACCGGCCCAATGCCTACATCGAACTTCCCGCACCCGTGCATGCGCGGTACATCCGCTATGAACACCTGCACGTGAGTGCGAACCACCTTGCGATCTCCGATATCAGAGTGTTCGGGCAGTGCAACGTTCCGCTTCCGGCGGTGGCAGTGGGACTCACGGTGCGTCGTCATGAGGATGAGCGCGATGCAACGATATCATGGGATCCGGTGCCGGGCGTCGTGGGATACAATATCCTGTGGGGGATCGCGCCGGACAAGCTGTATCAGACCTCTCAGGTGTTCGCCGACAGGCCGTGCCTGTTGGAGTTGCGCGCGTTAACGGTAGGTCAGGGTTACCATGTTGCGATCGAGGCGTTCAACGAAGCCGGGGTGTCGCGGCGATCAGAGGTCGTTGCATTGCCAACGGGTTCCAGGAAGTAG